Proteins encoded within one genomic window of Aquarana catesbeiana isolate 2022-GZ linkage group LG03, ASM4218655v1, whole genome shotgun sequence:
- the LOC141133722 gene encoding E3 ubiquitin/ISG15 ligase TRIM25-like, producing MASGDLRAELECSVCLNIYTDPVNLRCGHNFCRVCIDRVLDTQEGSGEYSCPECREKFPDRPALQWNITLRNIVENFLSAQPDREESGVFCTHCVDSPVPAVRSCLHCEVSLCDKHLRVHKKSPEHILCDPTLSMESRKCSVHKKILEYYCTEDETCVCKFCMIGEHTGHKMESLDEASDKTKETLRNVLQKLLTKREETEERVQSLQEHRRKVEEEAAGDTERVTVLFRDLRRRLEDLEKRVLREISGRAERISISIQDLEIKKEELSRKICHIEELCNMTDPLTVLQESDTGDLCDTEDGDNEDRERHEELLHDGGGLDVAGVLHTGLSDIITEVNVYSYIQGAADILLDVNTAHNDLHISDDRKTVSLSDRKQNRPETPERFQLYLQVLSSRSFSSGRHYWEVDVGGSDSWRVGMCYPSIERRGKKSVIGKNKKSWSLDRSGNQYWVIHDSNKTLLPTNISSNRVRIDLDYEAGRIFFYDLCDPIRHLHTFTTTFTEPLHAGLYVWRGCIKICGGKRE from the coding sequence atggcgtctggtgatctgagagctgagttggaatgttccgtctgtctgaacatttatacagatcctgtaaacctgagatgtggtcacaacttctgccgggtctgtattgatcgtgtgctggatacacaggaggggtctggagaatattcctgtcctgaatgcagagagaagtttccggatcggcctgcactgcaatggaacataacactacgtaacatagtggagaatttcctgtctgctcagccagatcgggaggagtccggggtcttctgtactcactgtgtggactctcctgtacctgctgttagatcctgtctgcactgtgaggtttctttgtgtgataaacacctgagagtccacaaaaagtccccagaacacatcttatgtgaccccaccttgtccatggagagcaggaaatgctccgtccataagaagatcctggagtattactgcactgaggatgagaccTGTGTCTGTAAGTTTTGTATGATTGGAGAACACACAGGACATAAGATGGagtcactggatgaggcttctgataagacgaaggagacactgaggaatgttctgcagaaacttctgacaaagagagaggagacggaggaaagagtccagagtctgcaggaacacaggaggaaagtagaagaagaagcagctggtgacaccgagagagtcactgtcctgtttagagatctcaggagacgtctggaagacctggagaagagagttctgagggaaatctccgggagggcagagcggatctccatctccatccaggatctggaaataaagaaggaggagctgtccaggaagatatgtcacattgaggagctgtgtaacatgacggatccactgactgtcttacaggaatcagacacaggtgacttgtgtgatactgaggatggagataatgaggacagagagagacatgaggaactcctccatgatggagggggtctggatgtggcgggggtcttacacacaggtttatctgatataataacagaggtaaatgtatactcctatatacagggagctgcagacatattactggatgtaaacacagctcataatgatctacatatatcagatgacaggaaaactgtatccttgtcagatagaaaacagaatcgtccagaaacaccagagagatttcagttaTATCttcaggtgttgagcagtcggagtttctcctcagggagacattactgggaagtggatgtcggggggtcagatagctggagagtcgggatgtgttaccccagtatagagaggagaggaaagaagtcAGTGATTGGAAAGAATAAGAAGTCCTGGAGTTTGGACAGGTCTGGTAATCAGTATTGGGTGATACATGACAGTAATAAGACACTCTTACCCACcaatatctccagtaacagagtcaggatagatctggattatgaggccgggcggatcttcttttatgatctgtgtgacccgatccgacatctccacaccttcaccaccaccttcactgagcccctccatgctgggttaTATGTATGGAGAGGTTGTATAAAGATCTGTGGGGGGAAACGGGAATAA